CTTTCTGAATTTTGCAATCTTCTCAATCTTGGAATGAATAACTTTGAACATGGGAGCATATTTTGACACCCCCAATTTTTCTGTTCACTGATGTATCAATTTAACCCGATGTATTTTGTCATTTTTACTTTAAAATTCGAAATACATTACATTTTGTCAAAAATGGTGGTTCATTTTTGGGTAATTTTTGGATAAAATTCAAATTCCTTTCGAAAAATGCTAAATTTTTCCACATAGCTGATCATTATAGGACATGCAAGTGTATTAAAGTACTATCTTTGGGGGTGATACAATGAAATTCTATATCTGCAGGGAGAAAGAAGAGCCAAAAGAAGAAAGGATTGCAATTGTCGGGACAGGTCCAGCAGGACTTTCCGCTACGGGCTACTTAGCTTGCAAAGGCTACCAGGTGGAAGTCTTTGACAAGATGCCAGAAGGAGGGGGTATGGTTGCATTTGGGATTCCCGAATCAAGAATTCCAATAAAAAGTGTGAGAGAAGGTGTTAAAGATTTGGAGAGACTTGGGATAAAGTTCAATTTCAGAACTAAAGTCGTTTATGATAACTTGAGAGATCTTGGTGATGAGTTCGTTGAGAGAGTTGTTTATTTGGAGGAACTGCTGGAGGATTTTGACGCTCTATTGATAGCAACAGGGGCTTGGAGGCCGAAAAAACTTAAAATTGATGGCATTGAACTTAAGGGAGTATGGGATGCTCTAACATTGCTCTACAAGATAAAACTTGCGAGAATAGGCTACATCCCTTGGAGTGCTGTTCCAGAGATGAGAGGTAAGGAGGTTGTGATAATTGGAGCTGGCTATACAGCGGTTGATGTTGCCTTAGAGACAAAAAGTTTGGGGGCTAAAAAGGTGACAATGGTCTACCGCAGAGGACTTGAGGACAGCTATGCGAAGACTGAAATAAAGAAATTGATTAGTGAGGGAGTTAGTTTCATAGGGTTTGCCACTCCTGCAAGAATTCTCGGAGAAGATGAAATTAAAGGGGTAGAATTTGTTAAAACTAAGATAGTGAATGGGAAAGTAATTCCAACAGGTGAGACCTTCCAGCTAAGCACCGACATCTTTGTATACGCTATAGGACAGTTCCCAACACCGCCAATAAAAGCGCTGATATGTGCAAATGAAAAAATTTTAAGAAATGCTGGAATATTCTTAGCTGGGGATGTTATTGTACCAAGAAACATTGGGACGGCAATACGAGAAGGTATTAGGGTCGCTAAAGAGATTGAAGAGTGGCTGAAGTCAAAGGAGGAAAGACCAAGAGCACTATTCATAAGAAGCTTTCTCTTCTCCCAAAGATCTGAGATTTGGCAAAATTGTTGAATTCCTACTTCCTTTTTACAGATTAATACTTTCCAAAATCTTCTCCTCCCCAAGCGGTAACACTAAAGGCCTTGATAGATGCCTCCTTGCATCTGGTGGGACTTCGTAAATTTTCTTTTGCAGCTTTCTTGGCACCTCAACTGGGATTAAAACTTTAGACATTTTGTAACCGCACTTTTTGCACTTCAGGTAATCTCCCTTGCTCTTCATCGTTCCGCCACATTTTGGGCACTTCGGCTTTCTATACTCAATTTTCTTAGCCAGCTTTACTGGATAAAATTTCTCAAGGTTGAGCGTCAAAACACCTTCAAACTCCTTTACTCCTCCTGCTGCTATAATCTCGTCCCCTTCAATCAACATTCTCACGTATCTCCTGAATCCTTTCGTCGGCTCAAATGCAGCAACCCTCAGCCTTCCAGTTCCATCGTCAACTTCAAAGAAGACGTGCCTTCCCTTCTCCCAGTAACTCTTTACAACTTTTGCTTTAATTACAGCATTATCGAATTGTTTAAGCTCTGCAATCTTTTTGAACCTTAAATGTTCATCCGTGCTTTGATTCGTCTTGAAAATCTGATAAAATTCGACTGGCTCTTCGATTGTTATGCTCTCAAAAGCCAGAAGAACCTTATTTTTGTCAATTCCTCTAATGCCAACCAGAACAGGGTCTTTACCGCGGGGAGTAATTAAAACCGAGCCCTTATATGGATCAACATTATCGTATGTGAAGGGATAAAACTGCTTATCCATTTCAAAAACGCTCTCTTTGCTCACCTTTCTTAGAGTTCCCCAAAGCTCTCTTTTCCTATATGCTAAAAGCTCGTAAGTGGACTCTTTGAGAGGATGCCCAATTGCTGCTAATGCTCCGACTATCCCTCTTCCAAGTTTAAATTTGTAGATTTCAGCATCAACCTCTTTAGCAACTTTCTCTGCCTCGTCAATACTTACGTGCTCCCAGATAGCCCGGTAAGTAAACTCAGTCAGCTCTTCTGGAATTTCCCCCTCCAAAAACACCACACCTGGATTCGTGTTCTCATGAGTTAGATCGGCAAGTTCTTCAACAAATTCAAGAACAAGCCTCTTAATCTTTGGAACATCTTCTTCATCAGCTTCAAAGCTCATTGCAACTGCACCATTCCCTCTCGTCTTGTAGGGAACGTTGGGGTTCAACCTAATCAGCTTTGGCAAATCTAAAGGCTCCGCTAACTTGGAGATCTCCTTATAGAGCAGAGCCCCTAAATAAGTTGTGCACATGCCATTTGGTGAGTCAGTGTCGTCGAGACCTATGTGGAGCATCATCAAAGCGTAGAAAAGAAGAGAACGTTAAAAGCTTTCCCATTCATCCTTAAACAGCTCGTAAAATAAAACATCAGCAAAGCCTTCCTCTGGGATATGGACGTGCTTTTTTAGCCGTCCCACGAGCTTAAAGCCGTTCTTTTCAAGAACCCTTTGCGAAGCTACGTTGTATTCATAAACCCTTGCATAAACCTTCCTTAGATTGAGCCATTTGAAGCAGTACTCCAAGACCAATTCCACTGCTTCCGTTGCATATCCTTTCCCCCAGTACTGCTTGCTCAAAAAGTATCCTATTTCAGCATGCCCATTCTTATGATTAATCTTATGAACTCCAATCAATCCAACGAGAGAGTCGCTCCTATTTTCAATAACTGCAAAAACTCTGTGTCTCTCTTTTTCCCTCCTAATTCTCTCGTACCATTCTACCTCATCTTCAAAGTAGAACACAGCATCTGGTGAAGATAAATATCTCCTCACATCTCTGTCGTTGTACCATAGCCAAACCTTCGGTATGTCCTCTCTCAATAGAACGCTGAGAGAAACCCTCCTCCCAGTTAGGATTATAGGTCTCTGCATACCATACACCTTAAATTTTTAAGTTCTTTTTCCTATTTATAAATGATGATGGAAAAGGAGAGATTGATTAGAGTCGTCGAGAGCATCTTGCGAGGCACAGGATTTAGAACCGCGAGAATGGAGTTTAAGGGTGCATGCTTTGACTTAGTGGCGAGTAGGTTATTCTTATTGCTTTTTATCAAAGTTTTACAGAACATTGACACGCTCACAAAAGAGCAGGCTGAGGATTTAAAGCGCCTGGCTAAGTTCTTCCAAGCTTCTCCGCTCATAGTTGGGCTCAAGACAAAAAACGATGAACTTGAGGAAGGGGTAGTTTACGAGCGCTTTGGAATCTACGCATTGAATCCACAAACCCTCTACGATGTGATAGTTGAAAATGAACTGCCGGCAATCTTCGCTGAAAGAGGGGGCTTTTACGTCAAAATTAATGGAGAGTATCTCAGATATTTGAGGGAGAAGTATGGATACAGCATTGGTGAACTTGCCGAGCTATTGGGAGTTTCAAGAAAAAGCCTGCAGAATTATGAAAGAGGAGAACAGGCTGTCAGCTTAGATGTTGCCATTAGATTGGAGGAGATATTCAACGAACCTCTGGCTAAGCCTATTGATATCCTCCATGCAAAAGTTGAAGCTAAGCTTGACGTAAAGCCAGAGAACGAGCTTGAAAGGGAAATCTTTGAGCGCTTAAAAGCTCTTGGGATGGGAGTTGTTAAAATTAAAAAGGCTCCATTCAATGCAATTTCGAAAGAGGAGGAGTTCAAGATTTTAACAGGGATAGACCAGAGAAAAACCAAGACAACGATAAAAAGAGCTCAGATGGTTAATGAGGTTAGCAAGATAATCCACAGCGATGGAGTCTTCATTTTGGAAAAAACAAAAACTGAAGTTGTTGGAGAAATTCCACTAATACCTAAAAAAGCCCTCTCAGAAATTAGGGATGCTGATGAGCTAATTGAGATGATTGAAGAGCTGAAGAAAGAGATAAAGAAAAAGGTCCTCAGCTGAAAATTACTTTTTTCCAGATTTCCCTAACTTTATTCACGTATTTTGCTGGTGAAGCAATGAGCACAGCCCATCTTGGAGTTTGTCTTCTCTTTAAGGCATTCGCCAAGGGGGTCACTTTTGTAAGAGGCTGAAGTTCCCCAGTGTGGAGCAATACATTGATTTCCGTGGCTTTTAGTCTTGGTTCACTGAGCATTAGATCGGCAATTGAGAATTCAAGAATCACCTCACCTTCCTTGGCTCCAACAGCGTCCGCCAAGTTCCTCTCGATTTCCTGCCTCCTCTTGACGTTTCTGTATGCGCTTAGCAGTTCTTTCTTCTCCTCTGCAGAGAGCTCATCTGCACTTGCCAGCACAGCTGCTTTGTATATGTCCCTGTATTTAATGCGCCTTGCGATTTCACCGGGATAACCCTCAAGGTCTTCAAGCTCGACAATAACTCTGCAGTCAGTCATCCTCCAGAAGTCCCAAAGGTGTCCTTCCTCAAGGGCAAACTCCAGGGCTCTCGTCAGCATTCCTTCGGCAATTTTAACCGTGTGATGGAAGTAAACCCTTGAATACATCAAAGCTCTGGCAACCATCATCCCCTCTACTGCCTCAATTCCCTTCTCATCCACCACAAGCTGACCGCTATGGATTTTCAGGACTTTTAAAAGCCTTTCAATGTCAATTATTCCGTGAGCAACGCCAGTATAATGGGCATCTCTCATTAGGTAGTCAATCTGATCAACATCAACATCTCCATGGAGCATCTGACCTAAATACTTTTTCTCATACTTGCCTAAAATCAAGTCAGCGACTTCTTTTGGGGAATAGCCATAACTCTCAATTATCTCTGGAATGAACTCTCTACTCTCTATCTCTCCATCAATGATATCTATTTTTCCAAGAATTATGTTTTGACCAAGATGCATGTGGTCGTACTCTTTGACATAGTGCTTGTAAATCTGCTCAAATGTGTGAGAGAACGGCCCATGTCCAATGTCATGTAACAATGCTCCTATTTCAAGTAAAGTTTTCTCATCTTTATCAAGCTCGACCTCTTGGGCAAGCCTCCTCGCTATGTTATAGGCTCCAAGGGAATGCTCAAATCGGGAGTGGTTTGCTCCTGGATACACGAGATATGCCAAGCCAAGTTGCCTTATGCTCCTAAGTCTCTGAAACTCTGGAGTCTTTACTAAATCCAGAATGACTCCCTTGATTTTCATGCTTCCGTGAATGGGATCATGTATAATTTTCCCGTCCACCATCCTCACCTGAAAGAATTTCAGA
Above is a genomic segment from Thermococcus sp. SY098 containing:
- a CDS encoding FAD-dependent oxidoreductase, giving the protein MKFYICREKEEPKEERIAIVGTGPAGLSATGYLACKGYQVEVFDKMPEGGGMVAFGIPESRIPIKSVREGVKDLERLGIKFNFRTKVVYDNLRDLGDEFVERVVYLEELLEDFDALLIATGAWRPKKLKIDGIELKGVWDALTLLYKIKLARIGYIPWSAVPEMRGKEVVIIGAGYTAVDVALETKSLGAKKVTMVYRRGLEDSYAKTEIKKLISEGVSFIGFATPARILGEDEIKGVEFVKTKIVNGKVIPTGETFQLSTDIFVYAIGQFPTPPIKALICANEKILRNAGIFLAGDVIVPRNIGTAIREGIRVAKEIEEWLKSKEERPRALFIRSFLFSQRSEIWQNC
- the tiaS gene encoding tRNA(Ile2) 2-agmatinylcytidine synthetase TiaS, translated to MMLHIGLDDTDSPNGMCTTYLGALLYKEISKLAEPLDLPKLIRLNPNVPYKTRGNGAVAMSFEADEEDVPKIKRLVLEFVEELADLTHENTNPGVVFLEGEIPEELTEFTYRAIWEHVSIDEAEKVAKEVDAEIYKFKLGRGIVGALAAIGHPLKESTYELLAYRKRELWGTLRKVSKESVFEMDKQFYPFTYDNVDPYKGSVLITPRGKDPVLVGIRGIDKNKVLLAFESITIEEPVEFYQIFKTNQSTDEHLRFKKIAELKQFDNAVIKAKVVKSYWEKGRHVFFEVDDGTGRLRVAAFEPTKGFRRYVRMLIEGDEIIAAGGVKEFEGVLTLNLEKFYPVKLAKKIEYRKPKCPKCGGTMKSKGDYLKCKKCGYKMSKVLIPVEVPRKLQKKIYEVPPDARRHLSRPLVLPLGEEKILESINL
- a CDS encoding HD domain-containing protein: MDGKIIHDPIHGSMKIKGVILDLVKTPEFQRLRSIRQLGLAYLVYPGANHSRFEHSLGAYNIARRLAQEVELDKDEKTLLEIGALLHDIGHGPFSHTFEQIYKHYVKEYDHMHLGQNIILGKIDIIDGEIESREFIPEIIESYGYSPKEVADLILGKYEKKYLGQMLHGDVDVDQIDYLMRDAHYTGVAHGIIDIERLLKVLKIHSGQLVVDEKGIEAVEGMMVARALMYSRVYFHHTVKIAEGMLTRALEFALEEGHLWDFWRMTDCRVIVELEDLEGYPGEIARRIKYRDIYKAAVLASADELSAEEKKELLSAYRNVKRRQEIERNLADAVGAKEGEVILEFSIADLMLSEPRLKATEINVLLHTGELQPLTKVTPLANALKRRQTPRWAVLIASPAKYVNKVREIWKKVIFS
- a CDS encoding GNAT family protein; translation: MQRPIILTGRRVSLSVLLREDIPKVWLWYNDRDVRRYLSSPDAVFYFEDEVEWYERIRREKERHRVFAVIENRSDSLVGLIGVHKINHKNGHAEIGYFLSKQYWGKGYATEAVELVLEYCFKWLNLRKVYARVYEYNVASQRVLEKNGFKLVGRLKKHVHIPEEGFADVLFYELFKDEWESF
- a CDS encoding transcriptional regulator — its product is MEKERLIRVVESILRGTGFRTARMEFKGACFDLVASRLFLLLFIKVLQNIDTLTKEQAEDLKRLAKFFQASPLIVGLKTKNDELEEGVVYERFGIYALNPQTLYDVIVENELPAIFAERGGFYVKINGEYLRYLREKYGYSIGELAELLGVSRKSLQNYERGEQAVSLDVAIRLEEIFNEPLAKPIDILHAKVEAKLDVKPENELEREIFERLKALGMGVVKIKKAPFNAISKEEEFKILTGIDQRKTKTTIKRAQMVNEVSKIIHSDGVFILEKTKTEVVGEIPLIPKKALSEIRDADELIEMIEELKKEIKKKVLS